Proteins encoded together in one Quercus lobata isolate SW786 chromosome 3, ValleyOak3.0 Primary Assembly, whole genome shotgun sequence window:
- the LOC115981432 gene encoding 33 kDa ribonucleoprotein, chloroplastic-like: MGPKMWGTNRGYIDSPHKIYSGNLGWGLTSQGLRDAFADQRGLLSAKVIYERDTGRSRGFGFVSFETAEDAESALSSMNGAEVEGRPLRLNMAAQRAQSASPPVVERNVENNLDSNDLLSSISS, encoded by the exons ATGGGGCCAAAGATGTGGGGCACCAACAGGGGCTATATAGACAGCCCTCACAAGATCTATTCTGGAAACCTTGGTTGGGGCCTCACTTCCCAGGGTCTAAGAGATGCTTTTGCAGATCAGCGAGGCCTATTGAGTGCCAAAGTCATTTATGAGAGAGACACAGGAAGATCACGTGGTTTTGGGTTTGTCTCTTTTGAAACCGCCGAGGATGCAGAATCTGCATTGAGTTCCATGAACGGAGCG GAGGTTGAAGGGCGGCCTTTACGATTAAATATGGCTGCACAAAGGGCTCAGTCTGCTTCTCCACCGGTGGTGGAAAGAAATGTGGAGAACAATCTTGACAGCAACGATTTGCTTTCTAGCATCAGCAGCTAA